A window from Chlamydia gallinacea 08-1274/3 encodes these proteins:
- the nrdR gene encoding transcriptional regulator NrdR → MRCPFCNHGELKVIDSRNSPEANAIKRRRECLNCGQRFTTFETVELTLQVLKRDGRYENFQESKLINGLNAASSHTRIGQDQVHAIAANVKSELLGKQNREISTKEIGELVMKYLKKADMIAYIRFACVYRRFKDVGELMEVLLSATPDMEK, encoded by the coding sequence ATGCGATGTCCTTTTTGCAATCATGGGGAGTTAAAAGTTATCGATTCAAGAAATTCTCCAGAAGCCAATGCAATTAAACGTCGTCGTGAATGTTTAAATTGCGGACAGAGATTTACAACCTTTGAAACTGTAGAGCTTACTCTCCAAGTGTTAAAACGTGACGGTAGATATGAAAATTTTCAAGAGTCCAAACTCATTAATGGACTTAATGCAGCTTCTAGTCATACCCGTATAGGACAGGATCAAGTACACGCAATTGCTGCCAATGTAAAATCAGAGCTTCTAGGAAAACAAAATAGGGAAATCTCTACCAAAGAAATAGGCGAATTAGTAATGAAATATCTAAAAAAGGCGGATATGATTGCCTATATTCGATTTGCTTGTGTCTACAGGAGATTTAAAGACGTTGGCGAATTAATGGAAGTTCTGCTATCTGCAACTCCGGATATGGAAAAATAG
- a CDS encoding riboflavin synthase translates to MFSGIVQELGIVTALQEKPGHQGLVLGIGCSPQCLLGLQAGYSVAIDGVCLTVIDYDPSGKIFFDIIPETLESTTIGEYILGRRVNIERSLKSGDEIGGHMVSGHVCGVAEIIRIEKNRYDFLVPQELSYYLFSKGFVSLDGVSLTVFAIEDRIISIGLIPETLMRTTLGYKREGAKVNLEPDMSTKTQVDVLRRLHCI, encoded by the coding sequence ATGTTTTCTGGGATTGTTCAAGAACTCGGAATTGTGACGGCTCTTCAAGAGAAGCCGGGCCATCAAGGGCTAGTTTTAGGAATCGGTTGCTCTCCTCAATGTCTTTTGGGACTGCAGGCCGGGTATAGCGTAGCCATTGATGGGGTGTGTCTTACTGTCATAGATTATGACCCCTCGGGTAAGATATTTTTTGATATTATTCCTGAAACTCTGGAAAGCACAACTATCGGGGAGTATATCCTGGGAAGAAGAGTAAATATTGAACGCTCTTTAAAATCTGGTGATGAGATTGGAGGCCACATGGTCTCAGGCCATGTTTGCGGGGTGGCGGAGATTATCCGTATAGAAAAGAATCGCTATGATTTTCTAGTTCCCCAGGAGTTATCCTATTATTTATTTTCTAAAGGATTTGTTTCTCTAGATGGAGTGAGTTTGACTGTCTTTGCTATAGAGGACCGTATCATTTCTATTGGGTTGATTCCCGAAACTTTGATGCGAACAACTTTGGGATATAAGCGTGAGGGAGCTAAAGTAAATCTTGAACCCGACATGTCAACGAAAACACAGGTAGATGTCTTACGGCGTCTACATTGTATCTGA
- a CDS encoding class I SAM-dependent methyltransferase, which yields MDYTLLDSGEGKKLESFGPITLIRPSYAAIWPKSFPNLWEGANAEYRRRGEEGEWYSPRSSLPQEWRISFKGIDCTLKPTSFGHLGVFPEHSGFWPWLKTAIDSHKTCRVLNLFAYTGATSIFAAQCGAYVCHVDSSRAAVRWAQKNVENNSLPEKRIFWIIEDVFSFLKREIRRKKKYDVLLLDPPSYGRGTQGEIFKIDRDLFNLLVLCSHILSHQCSYVLLTSHTPGHTPALLHNLVKRALPLDYSLWRVGESFCGSGDQVLPSGVFAQWSL from the coding sequence ATGGATTATACATTATTAGATAGTGGAGAAGGAAAAAAGTTAGAGAGTTTTGGCCCCATCACTCTTATCCGACCTTCCTATGCAGCAATTTGGCCTAAAAGTTTCCCTAATTTATGGGAAGGTGCTAATGCTGAGTATAGGCGGAGAGGGGAAGAGGGAGAGTGGTATTCCCCACGTTCTTCTCTACCTCAAGAATGGCGGATTTCTTTCAAAGGTATTGACTGCACTTTAAAACCAACATCTTTTGGCCATTTAGGTGTGTTTCCAGAGCATAGTGGTTTTTGGCCATGGTTGAAAACGGCAATAGATAGCCATAAAACATGTCGTGTGCTCAATCTTTTTGCTTATACAGGAGCCACCTCTATTTTTGCTGCTCAATGTGGAGCGTATGTGTGCCATGTAGATTCTTCCAGGGCAGCAGTCCGATGGGCGCAGAAGAATGTAGAGAATAACTCACTTCCTGAAAAAAGAATCTTTTGGATAATAGAAGATGTCTTTTCTTTTTTAAAACGAGAAATTCGTAGAAAAAAGAAATATGATGTTCTTTTACTAGATCCCCCGAGCTATGGAAGAGGGACTCAGGGGGAAATTTTTAAAATAGATCGAGATCTTTTTAATTTATTAGTTTTATGTTCCCACATACTTTCCCATCAGTGTTCGTACGTCTTACTTACTTCACATACTCCTGGACATACGCCCGCATTATTGCATAACTTGGTCAAACGTGCTTTGCCTTTAGACTACAGTTTATGGCGAGTAGGAGAAAGTTTTTGTGGTTCTGGAGATCAGGTTTTACCTTCAGGAGTATTTGCTCAATGGAGTTTATAG
- a CDS encoding TrmH family RNA methyltransferase: MEFIGKNNLKVKEAIALRRNHSKKGEWFLLEGFREIQKALDAGYECLRIFCSETLLEKEQSFFDDLLASTVEKFYCEEATLAKLSYKEHPDHFVAVMRKRWWSKESFLNAKKNSTPFYIIIEQVEKPGNLGSILRIADAVGVDGVILCDSVVDLYNPNVIRASLGTVFSLPLWLAPLEKVLQMIAEEGWQVFVTSPYAHTPYFYENYQQPLVCVFGSEKDGVSTSWLQGDFTKITLPMQGKVDSLNLSTAVSAIVYEIVRQRWNSSL, translated from the coding sequence ATGGAGTTTATAGGGAAAAATAATCTTAAGGTTAAGGAAGCTATAGCATTAAGGAGGAATCATTCTAAAAAGGGGGAGTGGTTCTTATTAGAGGGATTTCGGGAAATTCAGAAAGCTTTGGATGCAGGATATGAATGTTTGCGCATTTTTTGCAGTGAAACTCTTTTAGAAAAAGAACAATCATTCTTTGATGATTTACTCGCGTCTACAGTAGAGAAATTTTATTGTGAGGAGGCGACTTTAGCAAAATTGTCTTATAAAGAACATCCTGATCATTTTGTTGCTGTCATGAGAAAGCGCTGGTGGTCGAAGGAAAGTTTTTTAAACGCAAAGAAAAATTCCACACCATTTTATATCATTATCGAACAGGTAGAAAAACCAGGGAATTTAGGATCTATTTTAAGAATAGCCGACGCGGTGGGCGTTGATGGAGTAATTTTATGTGACTCCGTGGTAGATCTTTATAATCCGAATGTTATCCGCGCTTCTTTGGGCACAGTTTTTTCTCTTCCTCTTTGGCTAGCTCCTTTAGAAAAAGTCTTGCAAATGATTGCCGAAGAGGGGTGGCAGGTATTTGTCACCTCTCCTTATGCACACACGCCGTATTTTTATGAAAATTACCAACAACCTCTAGTGTGTGTGTTTGGTTCAGAAAAAGATGGAGTGTCTACATCGTGGCTGCAAGGTGATTTTACTAAGATTACTCTTCCTATGCAGGGGAAAGTAGATTCTTTAAATTTGTCTACAGCAGTCTCTGCTATTGTGTATGAAATTGTTCGGCAACGCTGGAATTCTTCTCTTTGA
- the lpxK gene encoding tetraacyldisaccharide 4'-kinase, with product MKRRFPSPFFILFRRLTVAISFGQILSWGWLGRILSKAFAFIVRMRHKWAYSMPYRSSSLVVSVGNVVLGGSGKTPTVLWLAETLQARGYSCAVLSRGYKSKCSRQKKLTRVDPSIHDAAYVGDEPLLFAKKLPSGTIFVHKDRRVSAKQAEKNFDILILDDGFQNRRLHKDLELVVVNGQDPWGGGEFFPRGRLRDSLKRLKEADFIIVNGHCSTEDQQQLNSWCAPKIYVEPRISQIIWEPSGIGLPMQDLCGLAVGVFCGLGFPQGFLDMLKNAGAKILGTYLLPDHVGMTKKELHYFCAKMAMRQAQGILYTEKDGEKLGATMYEPGMLPLGKVCIQPSFIDSEETTLSLLNQIDQIYNSKR from the coding sequence ATGAAAAGACGTTTCCCCTCGCCATTTTTTATTTTATTTCGTCGCTTAACTGTGGCAATCAGCTTTGGGCAGATCTTGAGCTGGGGATGGTTGGGTCGAATCTTATCTAAGGCTTTTGCTTTTATTGTTAGGATGCGACATAAGTGGGCGTATTCGATGCCCTACCGTTCATCCTCTTTAGTAGTTAGTGTAGGGAATGTCGTCCTTGGAGGTTCTGGGAAAACGCCTACGGTTTTGTGGTTGGCAGAAACTTTGCAAGCACGAGGGTATTCTTGTGCTGTTCTTTCTCGAGGGTACAAAAGTAAATGCAGCCGACAAAAGAAACTGACCCGAGTTGATCCCTCCATACACGATGCCGCTTACGTAGGAGATGAGCCATTACTTTTTGCTAAGAAACTTCCTTCGGGGACAATTTTTGTTCATAAAGATCGTAGGGTGTCTGCGAAGCAGGCAGAGAAGAATTTTGATATTTTAATTTTAGATGACGGCTTCCAAAATCGCAGGCTACACAAAGATCTAGAGCTTGTTGTAGTGAATGGTCAAGATCCTTGGGGAGGAGGAGAATTTTTTCCTAGAGGAAGGTTGCGAGATTCTCTTAAGAGATTAAAGGAAGCAGATTTTATTATTGTGAATGGCCATTGTTCTACTGAGGATCAGCAGCAATTGAATTCTTGGTGTGCACCAAAAATTTATGTTGAACCCCGCATTTCTCAGATAATTTGGGAACCTAGCGGGATAGGTTTGCCTATGCAAGATCTTTGTGGGTTAGCCGTCGGTGTTTTTTGTGGTTTAGGATTTCCTCAAGGATTTCTTGATATGTTAAAGAATGCTGGAGCGAAGATATTGGGAACTTATTTGCTCCCCGATCATGTGGGGATGACAAAAAAAGAATTGCATTATTTTTGTGCCAAAATGGCCATGCGCCAGGCTCAGGGGATATTATATACAGAGAAAGATGGAGAGAAGTTGGGGGCGACTATGTATGAGCCGGGAATGCTTCCTTTAGGGAAAGTGTGTATACAACCTTCCTTTATCGATAGTGAAGAGACAACTCTTTCCTTACTTAATCAAATTGATCAAATATACAATAGTAAGAGGTAA
- a CDS encoding dicarboxylate/amino acid:cation symporter produces the protein MKLWMKIFIGLFVGVTVGLILQDKAIFFKPIGDIFLNLLSMVVYPLVFCSMVLGIASISDMKKLGRIGVKSVALYLGTTCLAIIIGLCFAKFFNPGEGCDLSQGTFEVCAESPTKDSAYFLSLISQVFPSNPVRSFVEGNILQIIVFAIFLGIAMRLAGEQGRVVSRVIEGFSEIMLCMINMIMTFAPYGVGASMAWIAGNHGLVILWQLGKFIIAYYLACFFHATIVFGGIIRLGCRRSFSQFLSAMMDAISCAISTSSSSATLPVTMRCVSKNLGVSSEVSGFVLPLGATVNMNGTAIFQGMAAVFIAQAYHCPLSWSSLLLIVLAATFSAVGSAGVPGGGMITLGSVLASVGLPIQGIAILAGIDRLRDIIGTPMNILGDAVVAVYVASGEGELLAPSEEITGTAAEKGTEVV, from the coding sequence GTGAAACTATGGATGAAAATCTTTATAGGATTGTTTGTTGGGGTTACCGTAGGTTTAATTTTACAGGATAAAGCGATTTTTTTTAAGCCTATAGGAGATATTTTTTTAAACCTCTTGAGTATGGTTGTCTATCCTTTAGTATTCTGCTCAATGGTTTTAGGAATTGCCTCTATTAGTGATATGAAAAAATTAGGGCGTATTGGTGTGAAAAGTGTCGCCCTATATTTAGGAACTACATGTTTGGCAATTATCATTGGTTTATGCTTTGCTAAATTTTTTAATCCTGGAGAGGGGTGTGATCTCTCTCAAGGGACATTTGAGGTTTGCGCGGAATCTCCTACAAAAGATAGCGCCTATTTTCTGTCTTTAATTTCTCAGGTATTCCCTTCCAACCCTGTCCGCTCTTTTGTTGAAGGCAATATTTTGCAAATCATTGTTTTTGCCATTTTTTTAGGCATTGCGATGCGCCTAGCTGGGGAGCAAGGACGTGTTGTTTCTAGGGTAATAGAGGGCTTTTCTGAAATCATGTTGTGTATGATTAACATGATTATGACATTTGCCCCCTATGGCGTGGGGGCCAGTATGGCCTGGATTGCGGGAAACCATGGTTTGGTTATTTTGTGGCAGCTAGGGAAGTTTATTATCGCCTACTATTTAGCATGTTTCTTTCATGCAACGATAGTTTTTGGAGGCATTATTCGTTTAGGTTGTCGGAGATCCTTCTCTCAGTTTCTTTCTGCCATGATGGATGCGATTTCCTGTGCCATATCGACTTCAAGTAGTTCTGCAACGCTACCAGTAACCATGCGTTGTGTTTCAAAAAATCTTGGTGTTTCTTCAGAAGTCTCTGGTTTTGTTTTACCCCTAGGCGCTACGGTAAATATGAACGGTACTGCTATCTTTCAGGGCATGGCTGCTGTATTTATAGCACAAGCGTATCACTGCCCTTTGTCTTGGAGTAGCTTGCTACTTATTGTTCTTGCAGCTACTTTTTCTGCTGTAGGTAGTGCTGGGGTTCCTGGAGGAGGTATGATTACTTTGGGATCCGTTTTGGCTTCTGTAGGTCTTCCCATTCAAGGAATAGCTATTTTGGCAGGAATTGATAGGTTGCGAGATATTATAGGGACTCCAATGAACATTCTTGGTGATGCTGTAGTTGCTGTTTATGTTGCTTCTGGAGAGGGAGAGTTGTTAGCTCCTTCAGAAGAAATCACAGGAACAGCAGCGGAGAAAGGAACAGAAGTTGTTTAG
- a CDS encoding dihydrolipoamide acetyltransferase family protein: protein MFEFCFPKIGETSSGGFVVRWLKQPGEYVAKNEPLIEVSTDKIATELSSPQAGKLARILVNEGDEVESGEVLALIDIEACVREKTTEIDTLTPSEKKLEDSAWLSPAVLSLARREGITMQQLQGIVGTGSGGRITRKDVEAYICEMRDLSCTKSATNVNENRIPMSPLRRAIASSLSKSSDEVPHASLVVDVDVTDLMNLIAEERDRFFAAHGVKLTITSFIIQCLAKALEQFPLLNGSLDGDTIVVKKSINVGVAVNLNKEGVVVPVICNCQERGLVSIAKALADLSTRARANKLDSSETQDGSVTVTNFGMTGALIGMPIIRYPEVAILGIGTIQKRVVVRDDDSLMIRKMVYVTLTFDHRVLDGIYGSEFLTSLKNRLESVTMS from the coding sequence ATGTTTGAATTTTGCTTTCCAAAGATAGGAGAAACTTCGTCTGGGGGATTTGTAGTTCGTTGGTTAAAGCAACCGGGGGAATATGTAGCGAAAAATGAGCCTTTGATTGAAGTGTCTACAGATAAAATTGCTACAGAACTATCCTCCCCTCAAGCAGGAAAGCTTGCACGTATTTTAGTAAACGAGGGAGATGAAGTTGAGTCAGGAGAAGTTTTAGCTTTAATAGATATAGAAGCTTGTGTTAGGGAAAAGACTACTGAAATCGATACTCTCACTCCTTCTGAAAAGAAATTAGAAGACTCTGCGTGGTTATCTCCTGCAGTATTAAGTTTAGCACGCCGGGAAGGGATTACTATGCAGCAACTGCAAGGAATCGTAGGAACAGGTAGTGGAGGGCGCATTACTCGAAAAGATGTCGAGGCCTATATTTGTGAAATGCGCGATCTTTCTTGTACTAAGTCTGCTACGAATGTTAATGAAAATCGTATTCCCATGTCTCCACTAAGGAGGGCTATAGCCTCTTCTCTATCTAAGTCTTCGGACGAGGTCCCTCATGCTTCTCTTGTTGTTGATGTTGATGTCACAGATTTAATGAATTTGATTGCTGAGGAGAGGGATCGTTTTTTTGCTGCTCATGGTGTAAAGTTGACTATTACAAGCTTTATTATCCAATGTTTAGCTAAAGCTCTGGAGCAATTTCCCCTTCTTAATGGTTCTCTAGATGGGGATACGATTGTTGTGAAGAAATCCATTAATGTTGGGGTTGCTGTTAATTTAAATAAAGAGGGTGTTGTTGTTCCCGTTATTTGTAATTGCCAAGAGCGCGGCCTAGTCAGTATTGCAAAAGCCTTGGCGGATCTTTCGACACGAGCTCGGGCAAATAAGTTAGATTCTTCGGAAACACAAGATGGCAGTGTTACAGTAACAAATTTTGGCATGACAGGTGCGTTAATAGGTATGCCGATTATTCGTTATCCTGAAGTTGCCATTTTAGGTATTGGTACAATACAAAAACGTGTTGTGGTACGAGATGATGATTCTTTAATGATTAGAAAAATGGTTTACGTCACTCTTACTTTCGATCATCGTGTATTGGACGGCATTTATGGTAGTGAGTTTTTAACGTCATTGAAAAATCGGTTAGAGTCTGTTACCATGAGCTAG
- a CDS encoding KpsF/GutQ family sugar-phosphate isomerase yields the protein MGFPGIAIDLCRDIVHKQQETLQRFFEAFQCEDTWVFAQKILQHRGAIFFSGVGKSGCVARKIVATLQSCGERAFFFSSGDLLHGDLGVIHSGDIVCLFSKSGETQELLKGIPHLKERGVFLVAVTSSAYSNLSILCDHTVILPTIEELDPFNLIPTTSTVCQMLFGDLLAITLLRSRGISLSDYGKNHPSGQIGLKAGGKIRDYMFPKTEVPFCFPEDTVGSSLDTFSSYGCGCVCVVNHQFEILGVFTDGDLRRELTRFGGEILLQKLEDVMTRNPKVISEDADVIYGLQMMEMGNPVTILPVVDAQEQKHVVGLLHMHTLAKAGLI from the coding sequence ATGGGTTTCCCTGGAATAGCCATCGATTTGTGTCGAGATATTGTTCATAAGCAACAAGAAACTCTCCAACGTTTTTTTGAAGCTTTTCAATGCGAGGATACCTGGGTATTTGCTCAAAAAATATTGCAACATCGCGGAGCTATCTTTTTCTCTGGTGTAGGGAAAAGTGGTTGTGTCGCAAGGAAAATTGTGGCTACACTACAATCTTGTGGAGAAAGGGCTTTTTTCTTTTCTTCTGGGGATCTTTTACATGGAGACTTAGGAGTCATTCATTCCGGAGATATTGTCTGTTTATTCTCTAAAAGTGGGGAAACCCAAGAACTTTTAAAAGGAATTCCCCATTTAAAAGAACGAGGGGTATTTTTAGTAGCTGTTACCTCCTCAGCTTATTCGAATTTATCCATTCTTTGCGATCACACAGTTATACTTCCTACGATTGAAGAATTAGATCCTTTTAACCTCATCCCCACAACATCTACTGTATGTCAGATGCTCTTTGGAGATCTCCTGGCGATAACTTTATTGCGTAGTCGAGGAATTTCTCTTTCTGATTATGGTAAGAATCATCCTAGTGGTCAAATTGGATTGAAGGCAGGTGGAAAAATTCGGGATTATATGTTTCCTAAAACTGAAGTACCTTTTTGTTTCCCGGAGGACACCGTAGGTAGTTCTTTGGATACTTTCTCTTCTTATGGATGTGGGTGTGTTTGTGTTGTGAACCATCAATTTGAAATTCTTGGAGTGTTTACAGATGGTGATTTGCGAAGAGAGTTAACTCGTTTTGGAGGGGAGATTTTATTGCAGAAACTAGAAGATGTGATGACACGGAACCCCAAGGTTATCAGTGAGGATGCTGACGTGATTTATGGCTTACAGATGATGGAAATGGGGAACCCCGTAACAATTCTTCCTGTTGTAGACGCTCAGGAGCAGAAACACGTCGTGGGATTGCTGCATATGCATACTTTAGCAAAAGCAGGACTGATCTAA